The Opitutales bacterium ASA1 genome window below encodes:
- a CDS encoding rhamnogalacturonan acetylesterase yields the protein MHAPLRFIALSLGAFVFACSSLAQTPAPDLAVNAESVRPELDPALPTIFVAGDSTAARTSSATSQGWAVPFADYFDATKVNIVNRARGGRSSRTFITEGLWDQLLEDVKAGDVVLIQFGHNDGGAINAEPAGSNRPLRARGSLPGLGDEVVGIDNLVTQRHEVVRTFGSYMRRMIADVQAKQARPVVLSLTLRNIWRDGRIERGSGLYGGWAYAIAKEAGVPFFDLSHAVADRFEDLGEEAVKAFYERDHTHFNAAGADLHAATIVSGLRGLRPSPIDEFLSEKGRGVEADKLAWLNLPRPADPRLPTVFLIGDSTVRNGRGDGSNREWGWGDYVHAWFDTDRVNVVNRAVGGLSSRTYLTQGHWDLVMRMLKPGDFVVMQFGHNDSAPLNDDRRARGTIKGVGEETETIDNMLTGKSEVVYSYGGYLRRFIADARAKGATPIVCSLVPRKIWKDGAIARAKDGYAGWAEKVATAEGVAFLDLNERVARRYDSLGEEAVNALFADAHTHTSRAGAEMNAGVVAAALRELSEHPIRSHLAPVQP from the coding sequence ATGCATGCTCCGCTCCGCTTCATTGCTCTCTCACTCGGCGCCTTCGTGTTCGCGTGCTCGAGTCTCGCTCAGACGCCCGCCCCCGACCTCGCGGTGAACGCAGAGTCGGTGCGACCGGAACTCGACCCCGCGTTGCCGACCATCTTCGTCGCCGGGGACTCCACCGCGGCTCGGACGAGCTCCGCTACGTCGCAGGGCTGGGCCGTGCCGTTTGCCGACTACTTCGACGCGACCAAGGTGAACATCGTCAACCGCGCGCGTGGCGGTCGCAGCAGCAGGACGTTCATTACCGAGGGACTCTGGGACCAGTTGCTCGAGGACGTGAAGGCGGGAGACGTCGTCTTGATTCAGTTCGGACACAACGACGGCGGCGCGATCAACGCCGAACCGGCCGGCTCCAACCGGCCGCTCCGCGCGCGCGGTTCGCTGCCCGGGTTGGGCGACGAGGTCGTCGGTATCGACAATCTGGTGACACAGCGTCACGAGGTCGTGCGCACCTTCGGCTCGTACATGCGACGAATGATAGCCGACGTCCAAGCGAAGCAGGCGCGGCCCGTCGTGCTCTCGCTCACGTTGCGCAACATCTGGCGCGACGGCCGCATCGAACGCGGATCCGGTCTCTACGGCGGTTGGGCCTACGCGATCGCGAAGGAAGCGGGCGTGCCGTTCTTCGATCTCTCGCATGCCGTGGCCGATCGCTTCGAGGATCTCGGCGAGGAAGCGGTGAAGGCATTCTACGAACGGGACCACACGCACTTCAATGCGGCAGGAGCCGACCTCCATGCGGCGACGATCGTATCGGGTTTGCGCGGCTTGCGTCCGTCGCCGATCGACGAGTTTCTCTCCGAGAAGGGAAGAGGCGTGGAAGCCGACAAGTTGGCTTGGCTCAATCTACCGCGCCCGGCCGATCCGCGTCTTCCGACCGTGTTCCTCATCGGCGACTCGACGGTGCGCAACGGACGCGGCGACGGCTCCAATCGCGAGTGGGGATGGGGCGACTACGTGCACGCGTGGTTCGACACGGACCGAGTGAACGTGGTCAACCGCGCCGTGGGTGGCCTGAGCAGTCGGACGTACCTCACGCAAGGCCACTGGGACCTCGTGATGCGTATGCTCAAACCCGGTGACTTCGTCGTCATGCAGTTCGGCCACAACGACTCCGCGCCGCTCAACGACGACCGACGAGCCCGCGGCACGATCAAGGGCGTCGGCGAGGAGACGGAGACGATCGACAACATGCTCACGGGAAAATCGGAGGTCGTGTATTCGTACGGTGGGTACTTGCGGCGGTTCATCGCCGACGCACGCGCGAAAGGCGCCACGCCGATCGTCTGCTCGCTCGTGCCGAGAAAGATATGGAAGGACGGCGCGATCGCCCGTGCGAAGGATGGATACGCCGGCTGGGCGGAAAAGGTGGCGACGGCCGAGGGCGTCGCGTTCCTCGACTTGAACGAGCGCGTGGCCCGGCGCTACGACTCGCTCGGCGAGGAGGCGGTGAACGCACTGTTCGCCGACGCGCACACGCACACCTCGCGTGCGGGGGCGGAGATGAACGCCGGAGTCGTCGCCGCCGCGCTTCGTGAGCTCTCCGAACACCCGATTCGGAGTCACCTCGCGCCGGTGCAACCGTGA
- a CDS encoding glycoside hydrolase family 28 protein — protein sequence MNLPFQNVRDHGALGDGTTLDTEAINAAVSAASAAGGGTVFFPAGTYLSFSIRLRSHVALHLDQGAVLLAADPRFDAGGFDAAEPNEWGDVHRYQDFGHSHWHNSLIHGEHLENVSITGPGLIHGAGLTRTSQSRPGIGNKAIALKLCRNVVLRDFSMLQCGHFALLATGVDNLTIDNLKVDTNRDALDIDCCRHVRISNCTVNTMNDDGIVLKSSYALGFLRATENVTITNCEVSGFDPGSVLDGTYRRNQRLAPDRDGPTGRIKLGTESNGGFRNIVVSNCVFDRCRGLALETVDGGVIEDVVVSNITMRDLDNSPLFVRIGNRARGPAGTPVGAIRRVKISHVVAYGADARYSSIIGGLRDHPIEDLEVSDVRFVYTGGITMEQVATQPAEMTNPFFMCGQKGAGGPRDPYAVPELEKGYPEPSAFGIMPSYGLYLRHARRVTLRNVSLSYLEHDERVPIVLDQVEDVCLERVDARRAEGVPVVVLRDVRDVEFVRCRGIADTRIESAARATL from the coding sequence ATGAATCTCCCGTTTCAAAACGTCCGCGATCACGGAGCGCTCGGCGACGGCACCACGCTCGACACGGAGGCGATCAACGCTGCCGTCTCGGCGGCGTCCGCCGCCGGCGGTGGCACGGTCTTCTTCCCGGCCGGCACCTACCTCAGCTTCAGCATCCGCTTGCGCAGTCACGTCGCGCTGCATCTCGATCAAGGAGCGGTGCTGCTCGCGGCCGATCCGCGCTTCGATGCCGGAGGGTTCGACGCCGCCGAGCCCAACGAATGGGGCGACGTTCATCGGTATCAGGATTTTGGACACAGCCACTGGCACAACAGTCTGATCCACGGCGAGCACTTGGAGAACGTCTCCATCACCGGTCCGGGCTTGATCCACGGTGCCGGCCTCACGCGCACGAGCCAGTCGCGTCCGGGCATCGGCAACAAGGCGATCGCCCTGAAACTCTGCCGCAACGTCGTCCTGCGCGACTTCTCCATGCTCCAGTGCGGACACTTCGCTCTGCTCGCGACCGGCGTGGACAACCTCACGATCGACAACCTCAAGGTCGACACCAACCGCGACGCGCTCGACATCGACTGCTGTCGCCACGTGCGCATCTCGAACTGCACCGTCAACACGATGAACGACGACGGCATCGTGCTGAAGAGCAGCTACGCGCTTGGTTTCCTCCGCGCGACCGAGAACGTGACGATCACGAACTGCGAGGTCTCCGGCTTCGACCCCGGTTCCGTGCTCGACGGCACGTATCGTCGTAACCAGCGCCTCGCACCCGACCGCGACGGACCGACGGGCCGGATCAAACTCGGCACCGAATCCAACGGTGGTTTCCGCAACATCGTCGTTTCCAATTGCGTGTTCGATCGCTGTCGCGGTCTCGCGCTCGAGACGGTCGACGGGGGTGTGATCGAGGACGTGGTCGTCTCCAACATCACGATGCGCGACCTCGACAACTCGCCGCTCTTCGTTCGCATCGGCAATCGCGCACGCGGACCAGCCGGCACGCCCGTCGGCGCGATCCGGCGGGTGAAGATCAGTCACGTCGTCGCCTACGGCGCGGACGCACGCTACTCCTCGATCATCGGCGGGCTTCGCGACCATCCGATCGAAGACCTCGAAGTGAGCGACGTGCGATTCGTCTACACCGGCGGCATCACGATGGAACAAGTCGCGACGCAACCGGCCGAGATGACCAACCCGTTCTTCATGTGTGGGCAAAAGGGTGCCGGCGGCCCACGCGACCCGTACGCCGTGCCGGAATTGGAGAAGGGTTATCCCGAGCCGAGTGCGTTCGGCATCATGCCGTCGTACGGGCTCTACTTGCGGCATGCGCGACGTGTTACGTTGCGCAACGTGTCGCTGAGCTACCTCGAGCACGACGAACGCGTGCCGATCGTGCTCGATCAAGTCGAAGACGTGTGCCTCGAGCGCGTCGACGCGCGCCGCGCCGAGGGCGTCCCCGTGGTCGTGTTGCGCGACGTCCGCGACGTCGAGTTCGTGCGCTGTCGTGGAATCGCGGATACACGCATCGAGTCCGCCGCGCGTGCAACGTTGTGA
- the rhgW gene encoding rhamnogalacturonan lyase: protein MRFVLFRFLVPFASLALPFVVPSSSVLAQRVMEELGRGVVAVHQPDGRVFVSWRLLGTDPADAAFNVYRLSEVVPGRVPDGLLPRRGGPGAPGGGGTPRGRDATADAPVPVLLNEQPLVGPTWFVDERANLGMRTSYTVAAVVGGVEQPRSAPFVLEAGSLPLPYRSIPLRTPEGYGPNDASAGDLDGDGEYELVLHQVGRSRDNSQSGVTDPPILQAYALDGIMLWEINLGKNVREGAHYTQFMVYDLDGDGRAEVVVKTADGTRDGLGNVIGDATADWVERAPPPVEGETEEQARARTRMDGRIVRGPEYLTVFDGRSGAALATVDYIPQRHPETHSPTGEQMRETWGDPHANRSDRFLAGVAYLDGKLPSVIMCRGYYTRSVLAAWDWRDGKLVSRWVFDSATSEETSGYAGQGNHSLSIADVDGDGRDEIIYGSMTIDDDGTGLYTTGLGHGDAQHVSDLDPTRPGQEIYSIHERPRHGMGVTMRDARTGEVLWSVQNTDVGRGLAANIDPRHPGAEAWSSAGQELWSARGIKIADTRPRGINFTVWWDGDLLREILDRNLITKWDWENATERTLLVAQDQTSNNGTKATPTLSADLYGDWREEIIWRTLDGKELRVYTTTIPTPHRLATLMHDSQYRLAVAWQNVAYNQPPHPSFMLDDALPLPPHPTGLVVAPRKP from the coding sequence ATGAGATTCGTCCTGTTTCGTTTCCTCGTCCCTTTCGCCTCGCTCGCGTTGCCGTTTGTGGTGCCGTCATCTTCCGTCCTTGCGCAGCGGGTGATGGAAGAACTCGGTCGCGGCGTCGTCGCCGTGCATCAACCGGATGGACGTGTCTTCGTGAGTTGGCGTCTGCTCGGCACGGATCCCGCCGATGCCGCGTTCAACGTTTACCGGCTGTCGGAGGTCGTGCCGGGGCGCGTGCCCGATGGGCTGCTTCCGAGGCGCGGTGGTCCCGGGGCGCCGGGCGGGGGCGGCACGCCGCGTGGCCGGGACGCGACCGCAGATGCGCCCGTCCCGGTGTTGCTCAACGAGCAACCGCTCGTCGGGCCGACGTGGTTCGTCGACGAGCGGGCCAATCTCGGCATGAGGACCAGTTACACCGTGGCTGCGGTCGTCGGCGGAGTGGAACAACCGCGCAGCGCTCCGTTCGTCCTCGAAGCCGGCTCGCTCCCGCTCCCGTATCGCAGCATCCCGCTGCGCACGCCCGAAGGCTACGGCCCCAACGACGCCTCGGCCGGCGATCTCGACGGCGACGGCGAATACGAACTCGTGCTCCATCAGGTGGGGCGCAGCCGCGACAACTCGCAATCCGGTGTGACCGACCCGCCGATCCTGCAGGCGTACGCACTCGACGGCATCATGCTCTGGGAGATCAACCTCGGGAAGAACGTCCGCGAAGGCGCGCACTACACGCAGTTCATGGTCTACGACCTCGACGGCGACGGCCGTGCGGAAGTGGTCGTCAAGACCGCGGACGGGACACGCGATGGATTGGGCAACGTCATCGGTGACGCGACGGCCGACTGGGTCGAGCGCGCACCGCCGCCGGTCGAAGGCGAAACCGAAGAACAAGCGCGCGCCCGCACGCGGATGGACGGACGCATCGTCCGCGGTCCCGAGTATCTCACGGTCTTCGACGGGCGCAGCGGGGCGGCGCTCGCGACCGTCGACTACATCCCGCAACGACATCCCGAGACGCACAGCCCGACGGGCGAGCAGATGCGCGAGACGTGGGGCGATCCGCACGCGAACCGCAGCGATCGCTTTCTCGCGGGCGTCGCGTATCTCGACGGGAAACTTCCGAGTGTGATCATGTGCCGCGGTTACTACACGCGAAGCGTGCTCGCCGCGTGGGATTGGCGGGACGGAAAACTCGTCTCGCGTTGGGTCTTCGACAGTGCCACATCCGAAGAGACGAGCGGTTACGCAGGGCAGGGCAACCACAGCCTGAGCATCGCCGACGTGGACGGCGACGGTCGCGACGAGATCATCTACGGCTCCATGACGATCGACGACGACGGCACCGGTCTCTACACCACCGGCCTCGGGCACGGCGACGCGCAGCACGTCTCGGATCTCGATCCCACACGACCGGGGCAGGAGATCTATTCCATTCACGAGCGCCCGCGGCACGGCATGGGTGTGACCATGCGCGACGCCCGCACGGGCGAAGTCCTCTGGAGCGTGCAGAACACGGACGTGGGCCGCGGCCTCGCCGCGAACATCGACCCGCGGCATCCGGGCGCGGAAGCGTGGTCCTCGGCTGGTCAGGAGCTTTGGTCGGCTCGAGGTATCAAGATCGCGGATACACGACCGAGAGGCATCAACTTCACCGTGTGGTGGGACGGCGATCTCCTGCGCGAGATCCTCGACCGTAACCTGATCACCAAATGGGACTGGGAAAACGCGACCGAACGGACGCTTCTCGTCGCGCAGGACCAGACCTCCAACAACGGCACCAAGGCGACGCCGACGCTCAGCGCCGACCTCTACGGCGACTGGCGCGAGGAGATCATCTGGCGCACACTCGACGGGAAGGAACTTCGCGTCTACACCACCACCATCCCCACGCCGCATCGTCTCGCCACGCTCATGCACGACTCGCAATACCGACTCGCCGTCGCGTGGCAGAACGTCGCCTACAACCAACCGCCGCACCCGAGCTTCATGCTCGACGATGCGCTTCCGCTGCCGCCGCATCCGACGGGTCTCGTCGTCGCCCCCCGCAAACCCTGA
- a CDS encoding rhamnogalacturonan acetylesterase, which produces MRMKRLLALLLLPAMSVSAAGPWRFDFGGGDPESGYTRVAAHTVFDPARGYGFEPGSVPVDVDRGEGAGTASTRDFVTADGPFSFSVVVPEGNHRVTVVLGDAAGEGDATVKAESRRLMAEAVRTAKGEFATRSFVVNVRNSRVPPPPENAPGGSAVVLNDREIGVRHWDDKLTLEFTGPSPKVCALVIEAVDVPTIYLVGDSTVTDQPREPGASWGQMLTRFLDDRVAVANHAESGETMKSFISGLRLAKVLSAMKAGDWLFVQFGHNDQKQQWPQTWVEARSTYRAYLRVLIAEARLRGATPVLVTSMQRRQFDELGRIRNSLGDYPEAVRAVAREEGVALIDLERMSVRLYEALGPDTAPRAFAAEGRDPTHHNNYGAYQLAQCVAQGIREAELPLAAHLVSDFSGYDPSSPDDVDAFSIAPSDTPAFRTPRGN; this is translated from the coding sequence ATGCGCATGAAACGTCTCCTTGCACTTCTTCTGCTGCCTGCGATGTCGGTGTCCGCGGCGGGGCCGTGGCGTTTCGACTTCGGTGGAGGAGATCCGGAAAGTGGATACACGCGCGTGGCGGCGCACACGGTGTTCGATCCGGCGCGCGGATACGGTTTCGAGCCGGGGAGCGTTCCCGTGGACGTCGACCGCGGCGAGGGGGCCGGTACCGCGTCGACGCGCGACTTCGTCACCGCGGACGGACCGTTTTCGTTTTCCGTCGTCGTGCCGGAGGGCAACCATCGCGTCACCGTCGTCTTGGGCGACGCCGCCGGAGAAGGCGACGCAACGGTGAAGGCCGAGTCGCGCCGACTGATGGCGGAGGCAGTGCGAACAGCGAAAGGAGAATTCGCGACGCGTTCCTTCGTCGTCAACGTGCGCAACAGTCGAGTGCCTCCTCCACCGGAGAACGCACCGGGCGGAAGTGCGGTCGTGCTCAACGACCGCGAGATCGGCGTGCGGCACTGGGACGACAAACTCACGCTCGAGTTCACCGGTCCGTCCCCGAAAGTGTGCGCGCTCGTGATCGAGGCCGTCGACGTGCCGACGATCTACCTCGTCGGCGATTCGACCGTCACCGATCAGCCGCGCGAACCCGGCGCGAGTTGGGGCCAGATGCTGACTCGTTTTCTCGACGATCGGGTCGCCGTGGCCAATCACGCCGAATCGGGCGAGACGATGAAGTCGTTCATCAGCGGGCTGCGCTTGGCCAAAGTGCTGAGCGCGATGAAGGCCGGAGATTGGCTCTTCGTGCAGTTCGGGCACAACGATCAGAAGCAACAGTGGCCGCAGACCTGGGTCGAAGCCCGCTCGACGTATCGCGCCTACTTGCGCGTGTTGATCGCCGAAGCGCGTCTTCGCGGTGCGACACCGGTGCTCGTCACGTCGATGCAGCGGCGGCAGTTCGACGAACTCGGGCGCATCCGCAATTCGCTGGGCGACTACCCGGAAGCCGTGCGGGCGGTCGCGCGCGAAGAGGGTGTGGCGTTGATCGATCTGGAGCGCATGAGCGTCCGACTCTACGAAGCTCTCGGACCCGACACGGCTCCGCGCGCCTTCGCCGCGGAGGGCCGTGATCCTACGCACCACAACAACTACGGTGCCTACCAACTCGCCCAATGCGTCGCACAAGGCATTCGGGAGGCCGAGCTGCCTCTCGCCGCGCATCTCGTGTCGGACTTTTCCGGATACGACCCTTCGAGCCCGGACGATGTCGATGCCTTCTCGATCGCGCCGAGCGATACCCCTGCCTTCCGCACTCCGCGGGGGAATTGA
- a CDS encoding VOC family protein, whose protein sequence is MSVVFALRAGESSVKTHGMEPRITIITLGVVDLPRAIRFYRDGMGFPTEAKDDAPIAFFRTAGTRLALYPLDKLAEDVAPELKPVTGSGFRGFTLAHNVRDKADVEAVLARAAAAGGTIVKPAQDVFWGGYSGYFTDPDGHHWEVAWAESFRFDAAGSLEV, encoded by the coding sequence GTGAGCGTGGTTTTCGCGTTGCGAGCGGGCGAATCGAGCGTGAAGACCCACGGCATGGAACCACGCATCACGATCATCACGTTGGGGGTGGTGGATTTGCCCCGAGCGATTCGGTTCTACCGCGATGGGATGGGCTTCCCGACGGAGGCGAAGGACGATGCGCCGATCGCATTCTTTCGTACGGCGGGGACACGGCTGGCTTTGTACCCGTTGGACAAACTGGCCGAGGACGTCGCGCCGGAGCTGAAGCCGGTGACCGGGTCGGGCTTCCGCGGCTTCACGCTCGCGCACAACGTCCGGGACAAGGCCGACGTCGAAGCGGTGCTGGCGCGCGCCGCGGCCGCCGGGGGCACGATCGTGAAGCCCGCGCAGGACGTCTTCTGGGGCGGTTACAGCGGCTACTTCACCGATCCGGACGGGCACCACTGGGAAGTGGCGTGGGCGGAGAGTTTCCGCTTCGACGCGGCGGGCTCACTGGAGGTTTGA
- a CDS encoding glycoside hydrolase family 88 protein yields MPLICSRSLLVGLAAIVCLPGVASAQTPSPEQLAAINAGRTPPAYPAPYEPTEVDAIRATMARVLAYLEHASPIRVVDAVTGAEVSDLANLPERVRFDRAIFSNVSYEWGVTYAGMLHAAEVTGDSRYRDYVATRLEAIARVAAHMKANPPPPVEGGNPFRRLGLMRSVLEPHSLDDAGAMAAGMIKSVRAGIHADLLRPWIDNYLTWISEGQFRLADGTLARNRPLPDALWLDDLYMSVPALAQMGALTGERRYFDDACRQILQFAERMFVPSRGLFMHGWIGGMDVHPEFFWGRANGWAIVATTELMSVLPEDHPDRAAVLAIYRAHVRGLANTQSRAGLWHQLLDRNDSYLETSASAMFVYSIARGINRGWLDVLAHGPAVSAGWNAVAQKVNAEGQVGGVCVGTGMGFDPLFYYHRPVSVYAAHGYGPLLLAGAEMIELRRGKGARAAVSDGAVQFAPSPSRF; encoded by the coding sequence ATGCCCCTGATCTGTTCCCGCTCCCTTCTCGTCGGCCTCGCGGCGATCGTCTGCCTTCCGGGTGTCGCGTCCGCCCAGACGCCGAGTCCCGAACAACTCGCCGCGATCAACGCCGGACGCACGCCACCCGCCTATCCGGCGCCTTACGAGCCGACCGAGGTCGACGCGATCCGCGCGACGATGGCTCGCGTGCTCGCGTATCTCGAACACGCGAGCCCCATCCGGGTGGTGGATGCGGTCACCGGCGCGGAGGTGAGCGATCTCGCGAACCTCCCCGAGCGCGTACGCTTCGACCGGGCGATCTTCTCCAACGTGAGCTACGAGTGGGGCGTCACCTACGCCGGGATGTTGCACGCGGCAGAGGTGACGGGCGACTCTCGTTACCGTGACTACGTTGCGACCAGACTCGAAGCGATCGCCCGCGTCGCCGCGCACATGAAAGCGAACCCACCGCCACCGGTCGAAGGCGGCAATCCCTTCCGGCGCCTCGGGCTCATGCGTTCCGTGCTCGAACCGCATTCGCTCGACGACGCCGGTGCGATGGCTGCGGGCATGATCAAGAGCGTGCGCGCCGGCATCCACGCCGACCTCTTGCGGCCGTGGATCGACAATTACCTGACTTGGATCTCGGAGGGGCAGTTTCGACTGGCCGACGGCACGCTCGCGCGCAACCGGCCGTTGCCGGATGCGCTCTGGCTCGACGACCTCTACATGAGCGTGCCCGCGCTCGCGCAAATGGGCGCGCTGACCGGCGAGCGGCGCTACTTCGACGACGCGTGTCGGCAGATCCTGCAGTTCGCCGAACGCATGTTCGTGCCGTCGCGGGGACTCTTCATGCACGGCTGGATCGGTGGCATGGACGTGCACCCGGAGTTCTTCTGGGGTCGCGCGAACGGCTGGGCAATCGTCGCCACGACCGAGTTGATGAGTGTCCTCCCCGAGGATCACCCCGATCGCGCCGCGGTGCTCGCGATCTACCGGGCTCACGTTCGTGGTCTGGCGAACACGCAGAGCCGCGCCGGTCTGTGGCACCAATTGCTCGACCGCAACGACTCCTATCTCGAGACTTCCGCCTCGGCCATGTTCGTTTACTCCATCGCCCGCGGCATCAATCGCGGCTGGCTCGACGTCCTCGCCCATGGCCCGGCGGTCTCGGCCGGATGGAACGCCGTGGCGCAAAAGGTGAACGCCGAGGGCCAAGTCGGAGGCGTGTGCGTCGGCACGGGCATGGGATTCGATCCACTCTTCTACTACCACCGCCCGGTCAGCGTGTATGCGGCGCATGGATACGGCCCGCTCCTGCTCGCCGGCGCGGAAATGATCGAGCTGCGACGCGGAAAGGGCGCTCGAGCCGCCGTGAGCGACGGCGCGGTGCAGTTCGCCCCGTCGCCCTCGCGGTTCTGA